The following are encoded in a window of Roseimaritima ulvae genomic DNA:
- a CDS encoding DUF58 domain-containing protein — protein sequence MRPEATQRIRRLELTARRVVEGFLSGMHRSPYFGQSVEFLQHRQYTTGDEIRHIDWKVYARQDRLHIKQYEEETNLRLHLMVDRSASMDYGQGEQNKFEYAASLSACLAYLALRQQDATGLFSFDTEVRSTVPAKSNRHQLGRLVMALDEVGTGERTDLPQVARQVTQAIPRRGLVTIVSDLLGVDNLLEGLRVMRARGHDVALLHVLHDDELDFNFDGATRFEGLETPDFLNCNPRALREGYLEAMNGFLEQTRRACGRLMIDYLQIRTSEPLDAVLAKFLTARKGLPNLRG from the coding sequence TTGCGTCCTGAAGCGACGCAGCGGATTCGGCGTCTGGAATTGACGGCGCGCCGAGTTGTCGAAGGGTTTTTGTCGGGCATGCACCGCAGTCCGTACTTCGGCCAGTCCGTCGAATTCCTGCAACATCGTCAATACACCACCGGTGACGAAATTCGTCATATCGATTGGAAGGTGTACGCGCGGCAGGATCGTCTGCACATCAAGCAGTACGAAGAAGAAACGAACTTGCGGTTGCACCTGATGGTCGACCGTTCGGCCAGCATGGACTACGGCCAAGGCGAACAGAATAAATTCGAATATGCGGCCTCGCTGTCGGCCTGCCTGGCTTACCTGGCTCTGCGGCAACAGGATGCCACCGGATTGTTCAGCTTTGATACCGAGGTCCGTTCGACCGTCCCGGCCAAAAGCAATCGGCACCAGTTGGGACGCTTGGTGATGGCCCTGGACGAAGTCGGCACGGGCGAACGCACCGACCTGCCACAGGTGGCCAGACAAGTCACGCAGGCGATTCCTCGCCGCGGCCTGGTGACCATCGTTTCGGATCTATTGGGCGTCGATAACTTGCTGGAGGGCTTGCGAGTGATGCGAGCTCGCGGACACGACGTGGCTCTGTTGCACGTGTTGCACGACGACGAGTTAGATTTCAACTTCGACGGCGCCACCCGCTTTGAAGGTCTGGAGACGCCGGACTTTCTGAACTGCAACCCGCGGGCTCTGCGGGAAGGTTACCTGGAAGCCATGAACGGTTTCCTCGAGCAAACCCGGCGTGCCTGCGGCCGATTGATGATCGACTATTTACAGATTCGCACCAGCGAACCGCTGGACGCTGTCTTGGCTAAGTTTTTGACCGCCCGCAAAGGGCTGCCAAACCTGAGGGGCTGA
- a CDS encoding AAA family ATPase, translated as MTADAAPLDASQASKLHEARDAIREQLGKIIVGQDQVIDELLICLFSRGHCLLEGVPGLAKTLMISTLARALDLRFSRVQFTPDLMPADVTGTEIIEEDRATGHREMRFMEGPLFANVILADEINRTPPKTQAALLEAMQERQVTVGRVRHTLPDPFFVLATQNPIEQEGTYPLPEAQQDRFMFKIFVRYPSFDEEFEVARRTTGTGIADVQPILSGEDILALQDLVRQVPVSDHVVRFALSLVRQTRVGSEGVPDFVEELVGWGAGPRAVQFLILGGKARALLEGRFHVQVEDIAALAPPVLRHRMVVNFAAESDGVSSDDVIQRILAATPKTEDELTRDARFQKIFAS; from the coding sequence ATGACCGCTGACGCCGCCCCTCTAGACGCCTCCCAGGCCAGCAAGCTTCACGAGGCACGTGATGCGATTCGAGAACAACTTGGGAAAATCATCGTTGGTCAAGATCAAGTCATCGATGAACTGTTGATCTGTTTGTTCAGTCGCGGGCACTGTTTGCTCGAAGGCGTTCCCGGGTTGGCCAAGACGCTGATGATCAGCACCCTGGCGCGAGCCTTGGACCTGCGCTTCAGCCGCGTACAGTTCACGCCCGACCTGATGCCGGCCGACGTCACGGGTACGGAAATCATCGAAGAGGATCGAGCGACCGGGCACCGTGAAATGCGATTCATGGAAGGTCCCTTGTTCGCCAACGTGATCCTGGCCGACGAAATCAACCGCACGCCGCCCAAGACGCAGGCCGCCTTGTTGGAAGCCATGCAGGAACGCCAGGTCACCGTGGGCCGCGTCCGCCATACGCTGCCGGATCCCTTCTTCGTGCTGGCCACGCAGAACCCGATTGAACAAGAGGGCACGTATCCCTTGCCCGAAGCGCAACAGGACCGCTTCATGTTCAAGATCTTCGTCCGCTATCCCAGCTTTGACGAGGAATTCGAAGTCGCCCGGCGAACCACCGGCACCGGTATCGCCGATGTTCAACCGATTCTTTCCGGCGAGGACATTCTGGCCCTGCAGGATCTGGTCCGTCAGGTACCGGTCAGCGATCACGTGGTGCGGTTTGCCTTGTCTTTGGTCAGGCAGACCCGCGTGGGCAGCGAAGGCGTCCCGGATTTTGTGGAAGAACTGGTGGGCTGGGGGGCGGGCCCGCGAGCGGTTCAATTCCTGATCCTGGGCGGCAAGGCGCGGGCCTTGCTCGAAGGCCGCTTCCACGTCCAAGTCGAAGACATCGCCGCCCTGGCACCGCCGGTGCTGCGGCATCGAATGGTGGTCAATTTTGCGGCGGAAAGCGACGGCGTGTCCAGCGACGATGTGATCCAACGGATTCTTGCAGCAACTCCCAAGACGGAAGATGAACTGACTCGCGATGCCCGATTCCAAAAGATTTTTGCGTCCTGA
- a CDS encoding NHL repeat-containing protein, translated as MRKLFLTGIIHPLAVFAATGTPSFFGGRTSAGSGGWLPALIALALLPLSAALLPAQEPPAADGVAYPLNVSVGADGAVTVVDLDLPGLWRLGENKAAPTLFYKGPIQMRQAMNRPRCVLALDDGSVLVGDSASRDIYRIAADTQKLVGLTGGMVGIPMCLAIDPEGKSVYVGDAEKRALFRFPLAGGQPQLVAAVNARGLSFDATGRLWALTPDDAAIVTVDAENQVTPFVSGRPFQYPGGIVHIGDQAYVTDGYGKAIWKVSTEGQVSEWYRGEPLKHPVGIAVERPAGEDAAEPTAVLVADPHSRQIFRFSVTEKPTAEALLP; from the coding sequence ATGAGAAAACTTTTCCTAACCGGAATCATTCACCCGCTTGCCGTATTCGCTGCAACCGGAACGCCAAGCTTTTTCGGGGGGCGGACTTCCGCTGGAAGTGGGGGCTGGCTGCCGGCGTTGATCGCTTTGGCTCTGTTGCCACTTTCCGCCGCCTTACTGCCCGCTCAAGAACCGCCGGCAGCCGATGGCGTGGCTTATCCGCTGAACGTGTCGGTGGGCGCCGACGGAGCGGTCACGGTGGTGGATTTGGATCTGCCGGGATTGTGGCGACTGGGCGAAAACAAGGCCGCGCCGACGCTGTTTTATAAGGGGCCGATCCAAATGCGGCAGGCGATGAACCGGCCGCGGTGCGTGCTGGCTCTGGACGATGGCAGCGTGCTGGTGGGCGATTCAGCCTCGCGCGATATCTATCGGATCGCCGCCGACACGCAGAAGTTGGTCGGGCTGACCGGTGGCATGGTCGGGATCCCGATGTGCCTGGCGATCGATCCCGAAGGCAAATCGGTGTACGTGGGCGACGCCGAGAAACGGGCTCTGTTCCGCTTTCCGCTCGCCGGTGGCCAGCCGCAGCTGGTGGCGGCGGTCAACGCCCGTGGTTTGTCGTTTGATGCGACGGGGCGTTTGTGGGCGCTAACGCCTGACGACGCTGCGATCGTGACCGTTGATGCCGAGAACCAGGTCACGCCTTTCGTATCCGGGCGGCCGTTTCAGTACCCCGGTGGAATCGTGCATATCGGTGACCAGGCGTATGTTACCGACGGCTACGGCAAAGCGATCTGGAAGGTCTCGACCGAGGGGCAGGTCAGCGAATGGTATCGGGGGGAACCGCTAAAGCATCCCGTGGGGATCGCCGTTGAGCGGCCGGCCGGTGAAGACGCCGCCGAGCCGACTGCGGTGCTGGTTGCCGACCCCCACAGCCGGCAGATATTTCGCTTTTCTGTGACCGAAAAGCCAACCGCGGAAGCTTTGCTGCCGTAA